The following are encoded together in the Hoplias malabaricus isolate fHopMal1 chromosome 3, fHopMal1.hap1, whole genome shotgun sequence genome:
- the ankrd33ab gene encoding photoreceptor ankyrin repeat protein, translating to MAAMQDSEDPHLGLGPDDDDEICELYSDSECGSLLSDDSVLPDFEREENSTQIANTLYEACTQNNAPALKRILEQGVTRDEVMEVDINGWNGLMVASYKGYLQIVYGLHNCHHLEINHQDNDGNTALMIAAQAGHVSICNYLLNYFPGVDTEIRDSRGYTALIKAAMQGRSDVVAALIMHGVDINAVDSYRGKCARDWALKTGRFDTFQRLRRVALRPTAEQFCLTYLPEWPDLKERVAKATANRSTRQKVAHRLKSTFGFSFPRDPQDNGIMDHMVRMTTSFRSPLIATATRPLCPSSPPKVGKRRLTVPELMLKYSEQDLEENSVCHRNDSICSTIPSIHSAECVPMACCPDTNRRGSVLSTAQSSMKNFIPRSAAARRNSVFPSGCVPQIRVTRSAEPTPKKGKKAKVHKGYLEPPKWKYKETKEKKKKEKKKGEKEKDDKEKKDKGKRK from the exons ATGGCAGCCATGCAGGATTCCGAAGACCCACATTTGGGGTTAGGTCCAGATGACGATGACGAGATCTGTGAGTTGTACAGTGACTCAGAATGTGGAAGTCTGCTCTCCGATGATTCTGTGCTTCCAGAttttgagagagaggagaacagcACTCAAATTGCCAACACACTTTATGAGGCTTGCACTCAAAACAATGCCCCAGCATTAAAGAGAATCCTAGAACAAGGAGTGACACGAGATGAGGTCATGGAAGTCGACATAAATGGCTGG AATGGACTGATGGTGGCCTCATATAAAGGTTATCTGCAGATAGTGTATGGACTGCATAACTGTCATCATCTGGAAATTAACCACCAGGACAATGATGGCAACACTGCCCTCATGATTGCTGCACAAGCAG GTCATGTGTCCATATGTAACTACCTCTTGAACTACTTTCCTGGAGTGGACACAGAGATCCGAGACAGCAGAGGATACACTGCCCTCATCAAAGCTGCAATGCAAGGCAGGAGTGATGTAGTGGCAGCACTAATAATGCATG gTGTGGATATAAATGCGGTAGATTCATACCGTGGCAAATGTGCGAGGGACTGGGCCTTAAAAACTGGTCGTTTTGACACTTTCCAACGTTTGCGTCGTGTGGCTCTTCGGCCCACAGCCGAACAGTTCTGCCTCACGTACCTGCCTGAGTGGCCAGACCTCAAAGAGCGTGTTGCCAAGGCAACAGCCAATAGGAGCACTAGGCAAAAGGTTGCCCACCGTCTGAAAAGCACATTTGGATTTAGCTTCCCACGGGACCCACAGGACAATGGGATAATGGACCACATGGTGCGAATGACCACCAGCTTTCGCAGCCCGCTCATAGCCACAGCAACACGGCCTCTCTGCCCCAGCAGCCCCCCAAAAGTGGGGAAGCGCCGGCTGACTGTTCCAGAGCTCATGTTAAAGTATTCAGAGCAGGACCTTGAGGAGAATTCAGTTTGCCATCGGAATGACTCCATCTGCTCCACGATTCCCTCAATCCATTCAGCCGAGTGTGTACCGATGGCCTGCTGTCCAGATACAAATCGAAGGGGCAGTGTGCTGTCCACAGCTCAGTCCAGCATGAAGAACTTTATCCCTCGCAGTGCAGCGGCACGGCGGAACAGCGTCTTCCCCTCAGGATGTGTTCCTCAGATCAGAGTGACCAGGTCGGCAGAACCCACACCCAAAAAAGGGAAGAAGGCCAAGGTCCACAAAGGATACCTGGAGCcacccaagtggaaatacaaagaaaccaaagaaaagaagaagaaagagaagaagaaaggggaaaaagagaaggatgacaaggaaaagaaagacaaagggaAGAGAAAGTAA